Proteins co-encoded in one Bombus pyrosoma isolate SC7728 linkage group LG4, ASM1482585v1, whole genome shotgun sequence genomic window:
- the LOC122566541 gene encoding slit homolog 3 protein-like: MRGSLGTIILATCLAACTAICRPGLDGREDWYQCEGLSDLNELQIPAGAAGINIIDSNINKIKTGAFSKYSDSLVELNITGCGVEDIEPDAFRGLKKLQVLGLVNNKIRKIDASWIRGLSSLKVLILWRNRIVDIDPEIYDLLTELQVWDIAYNELNACLSPDMLRKLKKLRRILIAGNPWSYRCRSPMTWYLGSNHIRFIKDWSISDLLIEECLAHEPGAEQDDVILNKCVDRKVGSSDTLPYSVAGLNEQVRELTRKVSNLEADIATLKKSKM; the protein is encoded by the exons ATGAGAGGCTCGCTCGGAACGATAATCTTAGCGACATGTTTGGCGGCCTGCACGGCGATCTGTCGTCCTGGATTGGATGGACGGGAAGATTGGTACCAGTGCGAGGGATTAAGCGATTTAAAC GAGTTACAGATACCAGCTGGAGCAGCCGGGATCAATATCATCGATTCGAACATCAACAAAATTAAGACTGGCgcattttccaaatattctgACTCGCTCGTTGAATTAAACATAACGGGATGTGGCGTGGAGGATATCGAGCCAGATGCTTTCAGAGGTCTTAAGAAATTGCAAGTGTTGGGCTTGGTCAACAATAAGATCCGCAAGATCGATGCCTCCTGGATCAGAGGATTATCGAGTCTGAAAGTGTTAATCCTGTGGCGTAATCGGATCGTCGATATAGATCCGGAAATTTACGATCTGCTCACGGAACTGCAAGTTTGGGACATCGCTTACAACGAGCTGAACGCATGCCTGTCTCCGGACATGTTGAGGAAACTGAAGAAACTACGTAGAATTTTAATCGCCGGCAATCCCTGGTCTTATAGGTGTCGTTCCCCGATGACCTGGTATTTGGGCAGCAATCATATCCGTTTCATCAAGGATTGGAGTATCAGCGACCTGTTAATCGAGGAATGTTTGGCTCACGAACCTGGCGCGGAACAAGACGACGTCATTTTGAATAAATGCGTCGATAGGAAAGTTGGATCATCCGATACGTTGCCGTACAGCGTGGCTGGATTGAACGAGCAAGTTCGTGAACTTACTCGGAAGGTTTCTAACTTGGAAGCTGACATAGCAACGCTgaagaaatcgaaaatgtAA